CGTCGACTCCAGCAGCAGATACGGGTCGTCGTCGTGGGTCAACTCGTCCAGCAGCGGCAGCAGATACTCCCGCACCTGCTTGAGCGCCACCGACCGGTCCCGCCCGCCGGTCGCGCTCCCCGTGTGCACGACCACCCCGAGCGCACCGATCTCCCGGCCCCGGCGCAGCGAGTGCCGCATCGACTCCACGGACCGCTCCGCCGTCGCCTCGGTGTGCGAACCGAAGTTGATCAGGTACGGCGCGTGGACGTACGCGGGGATCGACTCCTCGGCGCAGGCCGCGCGGAACTCCTCGTCCTGCCGGGGATTGCCCACCGGAGTCGCCCAGCCACGCGGATTGGCGACGAAGACCTGAACGGTCTCGGCCTTCAGATCACGGGCATACGTCAGCCCGACGGAGTTCAGGCCCCCGGCGACGGGGACATGACCGCCGACGGGGTTGCGGGAAGGGCTCAAGGGGCCCAAGGGGCCGGAGTGACCGGGGGCGGTGCCCGCCCGCCCGGGGGACTGCTGAGTGCTCAC
The DNA window shown above is from Streptomyces akebiae and carries:
- a CDS encoding deoxyribonuclease IV, with protein sequence MSTQQSPGRAGTAPGHSGPLGPLSPSRNPVGGHVPVAGGLNSVGLTYARDLKAETVQVFVANPRGWATPVGNPRQDEEFRAACAEESIPAYVHAPYLINFGSHTEATAERSVESMRHSLRRGREIGALGVVVHTGSATGGRDRSVALKQVREYLLPLLDELTHDDDPYLLLESTAGQGASLCSRTWDFGPYFEALDAHPKLGVCLDTCHIFAAGHDLTGPDGMHRTLDLLVDTVGEGRLKLIHANDSKDVVGAHKDRHENIGSGHIGEDPFRALMTHPATEGVPLIIETPGGKEGHAADVERLKKLRDG